The sequence below is a genomic window from Coffea arabica cultivar ET-39 chromosome 4c, Coffea Arabica ET-39 HiFi, whole genome shotgun sequence.
TTACAAAAAATAAAGGTTAATTGATTCAGTTATTTCATCCTGCATTTTATATCTCTTATGCTTACCTTACAGCTACAGTTACGTATCTAGTAACAATTTGATCATTGATTATATACTTATCATTATCAATTTATAATTACAGCAACCAATGCTCAGCAGCCTATACTGCAATGTGTTCACCAATCCCTGCAATCCAATACAGAACAAAATCAAGGTTCACTTCCATAATTACACAAGACTTGTTGTATCTTATGATCATAATTAGTTGCTAATCAGTCTTATATAGCAGGTCAATCTCCAATTTGCACCAACTATTACAACTATATTTCTGATGTTGTGAAAGATACACCAGGTTTGCCATCAATAGTTTTACTCTTTATATTTTGAACTTCTGTTACGCTATGAATTGTCTTAACAGAATGTCTCACATGCACCTTTTTGTACTCTTGTAGGCATTAGTATAGTCCCTTCTCTGAATCAAACGATAGAACCAAATATCACTCATACTAATGTTTCCATTAAAGGTTTATTATGCTATTAATGCAATTTTTCTTACATTGCTTCTTCTgtctaaatacatttttttttacctaATCTTACACTTCTTACAATCAAATGTACTCTTATATCAATAACTTCTCTTTAAATAACACAATTCTTGCCACAGTTACATCCACTGACCGGCAACGATCTACCAGATAACTCAAAAGGAAGGTGATGCATAAAAAAGGTTCGTGAGTTAATAGAAGTCTATCAATTCCAAGACTTGTGTACTCTTTATAGCTTGTTCTTCACCTGAATATATACCATTAGTTACCTTAGTCATTTTCATTTATTACTGTCTATTAGCTCAAACAGCTAAGGGTACGGAAGCACTCAAATTAATCAGTGATGAACTGGATAAATTACCTCAGGTTTCTGACTGCCAATATTGTGGTGCCAAAAGATTCCATTCTGAAACACCAAATTTCTGTTGTTCTGATGGTGAAGTTGTCCTATATGAAAACAAATTGCCAGACATTTTAGTTGAGTTGTACACAGGAAACACAGAAGATGCAATATCTTTTCGTACATATGTTCGaacatataataataatatgtttGCTTTTACATCTTTTAGAGTTCAATGACAAGGCCTTATGCAAAAGAACTAATGGCATCTATACATTCAAAATCCAAGAACAAACATATTACTTCATCAATGAATTGATTCCCCACGGAGGATTTGGGATGTATCTGCAACTTTATTTTCATGATACAGATCATGAATTACAGAACAGGCTACCATTTTCAGAGAGAGTCACAGTGAATATAGTTTCCAAACTCATGGATATGATGAAGTAAAATCCTTATGCCTATTTTTTTCGAAGCTTGCGCAATGTTGCAGATTTGGACTCATATCAGATTATTCTCAGATCACATTCTACTGCTGATCAAAGAACTCATAACAAGCCTACAGTCTCTCAGGTTGCAACTCTATGGATTGAAGGGGAAAATCCAACAGAAGCTTACACGAGACATATACAAGTATATACAAAACAAGGCTAGAGTCATCGCGTACAATATTATTACGACTGTTACGATCCCCTGCAATATCCTCTTGGAGAAACAAGCTGGCACCTAGGAATTTAAAGATCGGGAAATGTGAACCCCAAGAAACGTAAAAgagcagaaagaaagaaaaaatgcacaGTGACATTAACTAGTTTTAGATCAGCCGAAGAGCTTTTTAGCTCTTAGCAACAAGGTACATTTTATTCAACTATTTTGTACAAATGTATTATCAGCATAAAAATTCTATTCAGATGCTTTTTATATATATGTGACTCATACTTTAAATGAACATTTGCAACTTTTCAACAATATGAAAATTCAAAAGACTTTGTCTCAATGAGAGAATATTATCCCTACAAGTTTCAGATCAGAAAAGAATATAGTCCAAATATTTTGAACACAGGCCGTCTACTACAACAATTTGCTGTAGATATGTATGTCAAGCTTGAAACTCAGAGACTTGACTTCTACAGAAGCAAACAACTACTTATTCGAAGAGAGCAACTCCAAGGCTTGATGGATTTTGTTGTTCATGGACAGTCTCAGGGTTCCAAAGTAGGCCAACGTATACTGTTATCTACTTCATTCATAGAAGGATCTCGAGACATGAAAAAGAGATATATGGACGCTATGGCCTTAGTGTAGAAATTCGGAAGACCAGATTTATTTCTTACAATGACATGCAATCCTTCATGGccagaaattaaagaaaacaaggTGCCTACGGATGAAACACAAAACATAATCGACTTATGTGCTCGGGTCTTTCATGCTAAATTGGAAATTCTAAAGGAAGAgctattcaagaaagaaatttttggtcagGTTGCAGCATACACGTATGTGATTGAGTTTCAGAAAGGAGGCTTGCCGCAAGCTCATTTCCTTATTATTCTGAAACGAAATTTAAAGCTATATTCCCCTGATTCTTATGATCAAATTGTCTTGGTTGAACTACCAGATGAAAGTAcagaaaaatatttatttaagatGGTCCGCAGGCATATGATGCATGACCCTTGTGGTAGTAAAAATCCTAACAATGTGTGCATGCAAGGTTAAAGAGTGAGATTCTGCAAGAACAAGTATCCAAAGCAATGGGTGGCTATTACAACTCATGGACAAAATGCTTATCCAATATATCGACGAAGAAATGATGGAAAAATAGTTAACGTCCAAGGCCAAGAACTTGATAACAGATGGGTAGTACCATATAATTCGTACCTATTAACAAAGTTCAATTGTCATATCAATGTTGAAATCTATTCTACCATCAAAGTTGTCAAATACATGTTCAAGTACATTTTCAAAGGACATGACAAAATACATTTTCGGGTCAACTCAAATACTTCAGACTAGTATGTTGATGAAATAAAGGAGTATCAAACAGCAAGGTGGGTATCTGGTATTGAAGCTATATGGCGAATATACAGATTTTCTCTTAATGAAATGCACCCTTTAGTTCCCAATTTACAGCTACACTTCCAGAATTATCAATCCATGAGTTTCAAGGACGATGAGGACATCAGGGATGTACTGAAAAATCAGTTGAAGAAAATGACCATGTTAACAGAGTTTTTCTATATGAATGTAGCTAATGACTTAGCAAAAGCCTTAAAATGCACATACAAGAAGTTCCCTGAACATTTCGTTTGGTATCTAGATAAGAGGTACTGGTCAGCGAGGTAACAAAAAGACTGTATTGGAAGGATTGTTGCAGCAAATCCAAATGAAGGGGAGCGTTATTTTCTGCGGCTGCTTTTAGTCAACGTTAAGGGACCAACTTCATTTGATGATCTCAAAATCATAGATGGTAAATATGCAGCAAGCTTTCAGGAAGCAGCAACACTGAGGGGATATTTGGAATCAAATAACGCACAGGAACAATGCCTCCAAGAAGCAGCATTATATCATATGCCACACATTTTCAGGAGACTCTTTGCTACGTTATTAGTACATTTCCCACCAGCAAATCCTAGACAGCTTTGGCAAAATTTCGAGGCATCGTTATCCGAAGATTTTTATCATCAATCTGATGCACAACCTGATCAGATAAAAGTACAAGTGCTTCATGAAATAAGTAAATTCCTACAATCAATGGACAAGAATATCAATAGCTACGACTTGGTTCCACGAATTCTGAGGTTTGACCAAGCAGACAGAGAAACCAGAGATACTATCAGTGAAACTCAGATTGCAGTATCAGACGAAGATATAACGTCTATTAGTCGACTAAATATGGAGCAAAAACTTGCATTTGACATAATTACAGCTCATGTATACAATGATCACAAAGGATCATTCTTCTTAGATGGACCAGGAGGAACCAGCAAGACATTTTTATATAAAGCTTTACTGGCTGATATCATATCAAAAGGTTTTATAGCATTGGTTACAGCATCAAGCGGAGTTGCAGCATCAATACTCCCTGGATGACGGACAGCGCATTCACGCTTCAAAATACCAATCAATATGGATATCAGCAAGATGTGTACTGTTAGCAAACAAAGTGCATTAGCAGCATTACTTCGACAAGCGAAGCTGATTTTTTGGGATGAAGCTCCAATGATGTACAAAACAAGAATCGAATGCATGGACAAACTATTGAGAGATTTGACAGACACAGATGATCTTTTTGGAGGCAAATATATAGTTTTTGGGGGCAATTTTCGTCAGGTACCTCCAGTCGTAACAAAAGGAACAAAGGCTGACTTCATGCAAGCAAGTCTTATAAATTCCTATATTTGGCCTCATTTACAGAAACTTAGACTTAAACAAAATATGAGAGCTCTTGCTGATCCACACTTTATTGATTATCTTCTTCGTATAGGAGATGGAACAGAATGTTTTGTCCACAACAACAATATTCAGATTTCTAAAGACTTACTCGTGCCATACAATACTGAAGAGCAATCACTCAACCAGTATTTCCAGACTTGAAGAGCTGCTCACACGAAGATTATTCATGGACAAAATCGAGCTATTCTCACAACTAAAAATGACTTTCTTGATGACATAAACAATGCATTGATAGAAGAATTTTCAGGCAGTACTTTTGAATACATTAGCAGGGATAAAATAGCGGACACTTCTCAGCAGGCTATCCTAGAAGATTTTATTAGCAGCCTCACACCGAATGGTTTCCCTTCACATAAAATACTCCTAAAGGCAAATGCTCCAATCATGTTACTCAGAAACATAGATTCTCCGGAAGGCCTCTGTAACGGCACAAGGCTCATATGTAGATCTCTACAACAAAATATAATAGAGGCAATCATCAGCTGTGGTGAATTTGCCGAAAAAGAAGTTTTCTTGCATAGAATATGCTTCAAATCAGATATTGACCCTGACTGTCCAATAGCTTTTGAAAGAATGCAATTTCCAATTCATTTATGCTTCGCCATGACAATAAACAAAGCTCAGGGTCAGACTTTAGATTATGTTGGTATTTACCTTCGTGAGCCAGTCTTCTCCCACAGCCAACTCTATGTAGCTCTTTCTCGAGCTAGAAACAGCAATTCTGTCAAAATCTTGATCAAGCCTTCTCTTTCTGATCTCACCTCGGATGATATTACTCCTAACATAGTTTATACTGAGATTTTGGAGATAGCACAGCTCTAATATTTTATGAATGCTTTCATAGCAACAATTTCCAACTGCTTTTTTTGCCACCATTGACACTTAGCTCATCACACCTTTATGATCAACAAATATAGTCGCAGGACCAGAAATAATTTGTAAATTGTCCAATTTGTTTAATTCAGTCTAATCCTGTTTTGGACCCAAACTGGAAAACATGTTCAGCCCAAGATAACATTTATTTAGACCCGTATTTCAATAGCCCATATACCTTGTCAACCCAAAGGGTAAAATACAGCACTTGGAAACGACGTCGGAACCTAAAATGCTAAACCCTTTCTTTCTAAAACCCTAGTGACAAGGGACTAGCGTCTC
It includes:
- the LOC113738499 gene encoding uncharacterized protein, producing the protein MVAKKAVGNCCYESIHKILELCYLQNLSINYVRSNIIRGEIRKRRLDQDFDRIAVSSSRKSYIELAVGEDWLTKDNFTIRTTEIWCFRMESFGTTILAVRNLRDW